From a single Halodesulfovibrio marinisediminis DSM 17456 genomic region:
- a CDS encoding FAD-dependent oxidoreductase: MKLWNEKAISSHATPVLKEVDVVVCGAGPAGVAAATVCGRQGLKTLLIEKNGFCGGAAVSGLSGTICGLYLAQDDIENKESKQIVFGFAEEFKQRLSKKGGLTEPQIYGNTHVLTFDPFCWREAADDLLEEANVSVLFHTLVTEVSKTENELTAIRIESSAGHSYINAKAFIDCTGDAALIAKSGLEYTYGDNGAIQNPTMMFRVSNVDTLAFYEYFGKDTICPADCTQKLSEAYTKGTYNTPRDRVWIFPTPQDSIFLMNCTQLAGQKGEMLNVINPEDRTHAEISGRRAAREYHRFFKDNVPAFKDSELIDMAPEVGVRQTRTIVGEKQLSNEHVISCTKCKDGIVRSSWPIELHAGEVSKLNWLINDYYEIPYATLVPKGLHNVIVAGRSLCAEHEALASSRVTAQCFEYGHAAAVATALAFEAGCSYKDIDINELRNRMIANGSSL; the protein is encoded by the coding sequence TTGAAACTCTGGAATGAAAAAGCGATCTCTTCACACGCTACCCCTGTCCTAAAAGAAGTAGATGTTGTTGTCTGCGGTGCCGGCCCAGCTGGCGTTGCTGCTGCAACAGTTTGCGGCAGACAGGGACTCAAAACATTACTTATTGAAAAAAATGGATTCTGTGGAGGCGCAGCAGTTTCAGGACTTTCAGGCACTATCTGCGGTCTCTATCTGGCGCAGGATGACATTGAAAACAAAGAATCCAAACAGATTGTTTTCGGGTTCGCAGAAGAATTCAAACAGCGCCTCTCTAAAAAAGGCGGCCTGACTGAACCACAAATTTACGGGAACACCCATGTTCTCACTTTTGATCCATTCTGCTGGCGTGAAGCTGCGGACGATTTGCTGGAAGAAGCCAATGTTTCTGTACTCTTCCACACGCTTGTGACTGAAGTAAGCAAAACTGAAAATGAGCTCACAGCCATCCGAATCGAATCCAGCGCCGGTCACTCATATATCAATGCCAAAGCTTTTATTGATTGCACTGGTGATGCAGCACTGATTGCAAAAAGCGGGTTAGAATACACATATGGTGACAATGGAGCCATTCAGAACCCGACCATGATGTTCAGAGTAAGCAACGTTGATACTTTGGCATTCTATGAATACTTCGGGAAAGACACCATCTGCCCTGCTGACTGTACTCAAAAGCTCTCAGAGGCGTACACAAAAGGAACTTACAATACACCTCGTGACCGCGTCTGGATTTTCCCTACCCCGCAAGACTCTATCTTCCTGATGAACTGCACTCAGCTTGCCGGTCAAAAAGGAGAGATGCTCAACGTAATCAATCCTGAAGACCGTACTCATGCTGAGATATCAGGACGCAGAGCTGCAAGAGAATATCATCGTTTCTTCAAGGACAATGTCCCTGCTTTTAAGGACTCTGAACTTATTGATATGGCACCGGAAGTTGGTGTCCGTCAGACACGCACCATTGTTGGTGAAAAACAGCTCAGCAATGAACACGTTATTAGCTGTACAAAATGCAAAGACGGCATCGTTCGTTCATCATGGCCTATTGAACTTCACGCAGGCGAGGTTTCCAAGTTAAACTGGCTGATCAACGACTACTACGAAATCCCATATGCCACCTTAGTACCAAAGGGACTGCATAATGTGATTGTTGCGGGTCGCTCACTGTGTGCAGAACACGAAGCTCTGGCATCATCACGCGTTACCGCCCAATGTTTTGAATACGGTCATGCTGCAGCAGTTGCCACCGCACTGGCATTTGAAGCGGGCTGTAGCTACAAAGACATAGATATCAACGAGCTTCGTAATCGCATGATTGCGAACGGAAGCTCTTTATAA
- a CDS encoding tripartite tricarboxylate transporter permease produces the protein MILESISSLMAPMPLLAVLLGTVSGVIIGGMPGLTATMAVALLIPVTFTLDPLIGLVLMGGVYCGAMYGGSIPAILLRTPGTPAAVATALEGYPMTQQGRAGLALKVSVISSCVGGVFSTFILLILAPLLAQFALTFGPPEYFLLAILGLAGLVSMADEKTGLIKSLISGVLGLIIAVVGTDPISGMLRYTAGLTDLYDGVAFMPVLIGMFSISQMLSLTGKKSVVDDSALVTEIKREPLPKGIFKFISMGSLTGTLVGILPGEGATIAAFLSYNIARRRSKKPELFGNGNPEGIAAAEAGNNGCVGGSLVPTLTLGIPGNSVAAALLGGLLVHGLIPGPELFTTYGSMTYAFIFSLFLANIIFLILGLYMAPYFARISLTPTELLIPVVCLFSVLGSYSMNNSVLDVFLCLLFGLGAVVLHKTGFSLGALILGLILGPIAETGFAQALIMSRGSAAIFFESPQALALWFITFLLLVPPLVNIFKKHRMKSA, from the coding sequence ATGATCTTAGAATCTATTTCTTCCCTTATGGCACCTATGCCATTGCTTGCTGTTCTTCTCGGCACTGTGTCCGGTGTTATCATCGGTGGTATGCCGGGACTGACTGCAACCATGGCTGTTGCTTTGCTCATCCCTGTAACCTTTACTCTAGATCCACTCATCGGGCTTGTTCTTATGGGCGGGGTATATTGCGGCGCTATGTACGGCGGATCAATTCCTGCAATTCTGCTGCGCACACCGGGTACTCCGGCAGCAGTTGCAACCGCGCTTGAAGGCTACCCAATGACACAGCAGGGTCGTGCTGGTCTTGCGCTTAAGGTTTCTGTTATTTCCAGCTGCGTCGGCGGCGTGTTTTCAACATTCATTCTGTTAATTCTGGCTCCACTACTCGCCCAGTTTGCACTCACATTCGGTCCGCCAGAATACTTCCTGCTTGCCATCCTCGGACTTGCCGGTCTTGTTTCCATGGCAGACGAAAAAACCGGCCTGATCAAATCTCTGATCTCAGGCGTGCTCGGTTTGATCATCGCGGTTGTAGGTACTGATCCTATCTCCGGTATGCTTCGTTACACAGCAGGTCTTACAGACTTATACGACGGTGTCGCATTTATGCCGGTACTTATCGGTATGTTCTCCATTTCACAGATGCTTTCACTCACCGGTAAAAAAAGTGTTGTGGACGACTCTGCACTCGTTACCGAGATCAAGCGCGAGCCGCTTCCAAAAGGAATTTTCAAATTCATCAGCATGGGTTCCCTTACCGGTACTCTTGTAGGCATTCTCCCTGGTGAAGGTGCAACCATTGCTGCGTTTCTTTCCTACAACATTGCAAGACGCCGTTCTAAGAAGCCTGAGCTGTTCGGTAATGGTAATCCGGAAGGTATTGCAGCGGCTGAAGCAGGTAACAACGGTTGTGTAGGCGGTTCTCTGGTTCCAACTCTTACTCTCGGCATTCCGGGCAACAGTGTTGCTGCGGCTTTGCTTGGCGGCTTGCTGGTTCATGGTCTCATTCCAGGACCGGAACTGTTCACCACCTATGGTTCCATGACCTACGCCTTCATCTTCTCACTCTTCCTTGCCAACATTATTTTCTTAATTCTGGGACTGTACATGGCACCGTACTTTGCAAGAATCTCTCTCACTCCTACTGAGCTGCTGATTCCTGTTGTGTGCCTGTTCTCAGTTCTGGGCTCTTACTCCATGAACAACAGTGTTCTTGATGTATTCCTGTGTTTGCTCTTCGGACTTGGAGCTGTGGTTCTGCACAAAACCGGCTTCTCCCTTGGAGCACTCATCCTTGGTCTTATCCTTGGACCAATTGCCGAAACAGGCTTTGCACAGGCACTCATCATGAGCAGAGGCAGCGCAGCTATCTTCTTCGAAAGCCCGCAAGCTCTCGCACTGTGGTTCATCACCTTCCTGTTGCTTGTGCCACCACTAGTCAACATCTTCAAAAAGCACCGTATGAAGTCAGCGTAA
- a CDS encoding mandelate racemase/muconate lactonizing enzyme family protein: MNNCKISRVELYAVADREAPPIPWADNQEPLLYTNNIVRLITEDGIEGVGATISYTENDFDRCIIESMRTVVPGLIGKNPLMTEELYAWLGARCTWGGLPAKSPIDIAAWDIKGKKAGMPLYMLLGGARNKMLSYASTPMFDTVEEYFPYIDDCINHGFTAIKLHCYCVFKKDLALVKAVQERYGNTNIRFMLDTATFYTPEEAMKMARLLDEYDWEWLEAPVSDYDYKTYQRLVDKTDLEISSHGNCLLTLQEVTYALGNGFWSDVRQDATVCGGITPLNKCFAIAEGHSKRLEIQSMGYTITQAANLHVALAHYNCNYFEQFYPYESFELASNTPIRTDKEGYVHAPAGNGLGVEMDWDKVKEASIASYTFE; this comes from the coding sequence ATGAACAATTGCAAAATTAGCCGAGTTGAATTGTATGCTGTTGCCGACCGCGAAGCACCTCCTATCCCTTGGGCGGATAATCAGGAGCCTCTGCTTTACACAAACAACATCGTACGTCTTATTACTGAAGACGGTATTGAAGGTGTGGGAGCAACCATCAGCTACACTGAAAACGACTTTGACCGCTGCATCATTGAAAGTATGCGTACCGTAGTTCCAGGTCTTATCGGTAAAAACCCGCTCATGACCGAAGAACTTTACGCATGGCTGGGCGCACGCTGCACCTGGGGAGGACTTCCTGCAAAGTCTCCTATCGATATCGCTGCATGGGATATAAAAGGGAAAAAAGCTGGGATGCCACTGTACATGCTGCTGGGCGGCGCACGAAACAAAATGCTTTCTTACGCTTCTACACCAATGTTTGATACCGTTGAAGAGTACTTCCCGTACATTGATGACTGCATCAACCATGGCTTCACCGCTATCAAGCTTCACTGCTACTGCGTGTTCAAAAAAGACCTTGCATTAGTTAAGGCAGTTCAGGAACGTTACGGCAATACTAACATCCGTTTCATGCTTGATACCGCCACCTTCTACACTCCTGAAGAAGCCATGAAGATGGCAAGACTTCTGGATGAATACGACTGGGAATGGCTGGAAGCACCTGTTTCCGACTACGACTACAAAACCTACCAGCGTCTTGTTGACAAAACTGACCTTGAGATTTCAAGCCACGGCAACTGCCTGCTCACCCTTCAGGAAGTAACCTACGCCCTTGGTAACGGCTTCTGGTCTGATGTTCGTCAGGATGCAACTGTTTGCGGCGGCATTACTCCGCTCAACAAGTGCTTCGCAATTGCAGAAGGCCACTCAAAGCGTCTTGAAATTCAATCCATGGGTTACACCATCACACAGGCTGCCAACCTTCATGTTGCGTTAGCCCACTACAACTGCAACTACTTTGAGCAGTTCTACCCATATGAAAGCTTTGAGCTTGCCTCCAACACCCCTATCCGCACCGACAAAGAAGGCTACGTTCATGCCCCTGCCGGCAATGGCCTTGGCGTTGAAATGGATTGGGATAAAGTGAAAGAAGCATCCATTGCTTCATACACATTTGAATAG
- a CDS encoding Mut7-C RNAse domain-containing protein, with protein sequence MSEDIAHLFFEGELIELLTCAHQFGIVRYAANREASIKDVVEAIGVPPTEVYAIRMNGKEYDFSLQLSPDARITFLPARLTSDYPVDVTRTTLLRPALKELRFLVDENVARLALLLRAFGFDAAYHRTWNDEYIAELAAREGRVVLSRDRGLLKRGAVEHGRLIRSQVADEQLQEVLKHFKMPNRVRAFSRCFRCNVITEPVDKAEIKHLLEPKTRARYHTFRRCPTCKRVYWRGVHYERLMARFVSLGINMRRFM encoded by the coding sequence ATGAGTGAGGATATCGCCCATTTATTCTTTGAAGGAGAACTGATTGAATTGCTGACGTGTGCGCATCAATTCGGAATTGTGCGTTATGCGGCTAACCGTGAGGCCTCTATAAAGGATGTTGTTGAGGCTATCGGTGTGCCACCCACAGAGGTTTACGCTATCCGCATGAATGGGAAGGAATATGATTTTTCCTTACAACTAAGCCCTGATGCGCGGATAACCTTTCTGCCTGCAAGGTTAACATCTGATTATCCAGTGGATGTGACACGGACTACATTGTTGCGTCCTGCGCTGAAAGAACTTCGTTTCTTAGTAGATGAGAATGTAGCCAGATTGGCTTTATTGCTGCGGGCTTTTGGGTTTGATGCTGCCTATCATCGTACATGGAATGATGAATATATCGCAGAATTGGCTGCCAGGGAAGGCAGGGTGGTTCTTTCTCGGGATAGGGGATTGCTCAAAAGGGGTGCTGTTGAACATGGGCGGCTTATTCGCTCCCAAGTGGCAGATGAGCAACTGCAGGAAGTTTTAAAGCATTTTAAAATGCCAAACCGTGTACGAGCCTTCTCCCGTTGTTTTCGTTGCAATGTCATAACAGAGCCTGTGGATAAGGCAGAAATCAAGCATCTTCTCGAACCAAAAACTCGTGCTCGTTACCACACGTTCCGACGTTGTCCGACATGTAAGCGTGTCTACTGGCGTGGTGTTCACTATGAAAGGCTCATGGCTCGTTTTGTTTCTCTTGGAATAAATATGCGGCGGTTTATGTAG
- a CDS encoding GntR family transcriptional regulator — MMKNKSQSEFARLEIERKLVFGELDASKLYSENKLASLLNLGRTPVREALLKLEYDNMLKVHPRKGIEFLPITPEQQIQMLEVRRQIEPICLRFAILRGTAQQKSAMLALGDKIVACSEEGDEEGILQCLQDIHTLVADSTGNPYFHNTMEQVQSLSRRFWFANKEESDNLKGSLIHRGIMRAVAFGDEEKAIQGSHELMAHLTEAAFRKITKKS, encoded by the coding sequence ATGATGAAAAATAAATCCCAATCTGAATTTGCACGTCTTGAAATTGAACGAAAGCTTGTTTTCGGAGAATTGGATGCTTCTAAGCTCTATTCAGAAAATAAGTTGGCGTCGTTGCTAAACTTAGGACGTACACCTGTGCGTGAGGCTTTGCTGAAGCTTGAGTATGACAACATGCTTAAGGTTCATCCGAGAAAGGGGATTGAGTTTTTACCTATTACCCCTGAGCAGCAGATTCAGATGCTGGAAGTCCGCAGGCAGATTGAACCAATATGTCTTCGTTTTGCTATTCTGCGTGGCACAGCTCAGCAAAAATCCGCAATGCTGGCGCTGGGCGATAAGATCGTAGCTTGTTCGGAGGAAGGTGACGAAGAGGGGATTCTTCAATGTTTGCAGGATATCCATACACTCGTCGCAGACTCTACAGGAAATCCCTACTTCCATAATACAATGGAGCAGGTTCAGAGCCTTTCCAGACGGTTTTGGTTTGCCAATAAAGAAGAGTCTGATAACTTGAAGGGCAGCCTGATTCACCGTGGAATTATGCGTGCAGTAGCATTTGGTGATGAAGAAAAAGCTATTCAAGGTTCCCATGAATTGATGGCTCACCTTACGGAAGCAGCATTTAGAAAAATTACTAAGAAGTCGTAG
- a CDS encoding L-serine ammonia-lyase, iron-sulfur-dependent, subunit alpha → MAKLPSSIFNDVIGPVMVGPSSSHTAGPARIGFLAGQLGDGKLSRVKMTFETNGSFAMTYKGQKSDQGLAAGLMGMPPHDSRLSDALSLIKSEGIEVSFEVKDFDASHPNTVLLEIVDEHGGTVSASGLSVGGGCIELNEINGCSVSLTGDYFELVIMQSGGNLSALEGLCADVEALLREADVAVHGHSVSDNGNSGAWQGVIVIHTRQQISEELLEKVRLRCGGTGVRLIAPVMPVLASSDCKVPFTRAAEMLKWCVEHDTPLWKVAALYEAARGGLSVAEVLEMMERIIRAMEESVRIGMIGDFTMKGFLTPSAWRLRDAVMDEKFIPSGMLDMATVMSVTELNAAMGCVVAAPTAGSCGVLPAAVFSMLDQLDIPQDARVETAAKAMLVAGLIGVFINEQATFAAEVCGCQAECGSAASMAAAALVELAGGSPEAACNAAAFAMQNSLGLICDPVAEQVEVPCISRNVAAVSNAVTAANLAMFGFRGTLPLDEVIGAMWEVGNMLPDALRCTGKGGLCMTPSGVRLKEEVDKRRFGSEE, encoded by the coding sequence ATGGCAAAATTACCATCTAGCATTTTTAATGATGTGATTGGTCCGGTCATGGTTGGACCGTCCAGTTCTCATACCGCCGGTCCTGCCCGTATTGGGTTCCTTGCGGGGCAATTAGGTGACGGTAAGCTCTCACGTGTGAAGATGACATTTGAAACGAATGGTTCCTTTGCCATGACATATAAGGGGCAGAAGTCCGATCAAGGCTTGGCCGCAGGGTTGATGGGAATGCCTCCGCATGATTCGCGCTTGTCAGATGCACTTTCGCTTATCAAGTCAGAAGGTATTGAGGTGAGCTTTGAGGTGAAAGATTTTGACGCCAGCCATCCCAACACGGTGTTATTGGAGATAGTGGATGAGCATGGAGGAACCGTTTCAGCAAGTGGTTTGTCAGTCGGCGGAGGCTGCATTGAACTGAATGAAATAAACGGGTGCTCCGTGTCATTGACCGGGGATTACTTCGAACTTGTCATCATGCAGTCAGGCGGCAATCTTTCCGCTCTTGAGGGGCTGTGTGCCGATGTAGAAGCGTTGCTACGTGAGGCAGATGTTGCCGTTCACGGTCATAGTGTCAGTGATAATGGGAATAGCGGGGCATGGCAGGGCGTTATTGTCATCCACACACGCCAGCAGATTTCAGAAGAGTTGTTGGAAAAAGTAAGGCTCCGTTGCGGCGGCACCGGTGTGCGCCTCATTGCTCCTGTAATGCCTGTTCTGGCTTCTTCGGATTGCAAGGTTCCGTTCACCCGCGCTGCAGAAATGCTCAAATGGTGTGTAGAGCATGATACGCCGTTATGGAAAGTTGCTGCATTGTATGAAGCAGCTCGTGGTGGTTTGAGTGTCGCTGAAGTTTTGGAGATGATGGAACGAATAATTCGGGCGATGGAAGAGTCTGTCAGGATCGGTATGATTGGTGATTTTACCATGAAGGGGTTTCTGACGCCTTCTGCCTGGAGGCTTCGTGATGCCGTGATGGATGAAAAATTTATTCCGAGTGGCATGTTGGACATGGCTACAGTGATGTCTGTTACTGAGCTTAATGCGGCGATGGGGTGCGTGGTGGCAGCACCAACAGCGGGGTCATGCGGAGTACTTCCTGCTGCCGTTTTCAGCATGCTTGATCAGCTTGATATACCGCAAGATGCCAGAGTGGAAACAGCGGCAAAGGCAATGCTTGTTGCGGGACTTATTGGCGTGTTTATTAATGAACAGGCAACCTTTGCGGCAGAGGTCTGTGGCTGTCAGGCAGAATGTGGTTCGGCAGCCAGTATGGCTGCAGCTGCACTTGTGGAACTGGCTGGAGGCTCACCAGAAGCAGCTTGTAATGCAGCAGCCTTTGCTATGCAAAACTCTTTGGGACTCATTTGTGATCCTGTGGCAGAGCAGGTGGAGGTGCCGTGTATCAGTCGTAACGTAGCAGCTGTCAGTAACGCTGTTACGGCTGCAAACCTCGCGATGTTTGGATTTCGTGGCACATTACCTCTTGATGAAGTCATTGGCGCCATGTGGGAAGTGGGAAATATGTTGCCGGATGCGTTGCGTTGTACGGGGAAGGGCGGCTTATGTATGACCCCATCAGGTGTCAGGCTTAAGGAAGAGGTTGATAAAAGAAGATTTGGATCTGAAGAGTAG
- a CDS encoding CheR family methyltransferase — MKFDHFLQHICPELGLNWRKYRRKGARRGVLSRMAKLRLATFEDYIDYIRLNPEEGNLLPDIMHITVTRFHRDRLCWAELIKVLPELVVSGRTTRVLSAGCCGGEEPYTMAIIWKELFEARFGSIEILAVDMDEPSLERAHKAIYDKWSLRELPDLWREKWFIKSGKRFRVCEEITDMVRFELGHLIHDPLHGPFDLILCRNLFFTYFTRDRRFQAALRLWEALRFSGALMIGEKEGLSPRELELFKPWPDMRCLFQKVE, encoded by the coding sequence ATGAAATTCGACCATTTTCTTCAGCATATCTGCCCAGAATTAGGTCTCAACTGGCGCAAATACCGCCGCAAAGGAGCCCGCCGTGGAGTTTTGTCCCGCATGGCCAAACTCCGTCTCGCCACGTTCGAAGACTATATCGATTACATCCGTCTCAATCCCGAAGAAGGCAATCTACTTCCTGACATCATGCATATTACTGTAACGCGTTTTCACCGTGACAGGCTCTGCTGGGCAGAACTCATCAAGGTACTCCCAGAACTAGTCGTATCTGGACGAACAACTCGAGTTCTAAGCGCCGGATGCTGTGGCGGAGAAGAACCATACACAATGGCTATTATCTGGAAAGAATTGTTTGAAGCGCGGTTCGGTTCCATTGAAATACTTGCCGTCGACATGGACGAGCCAAGCTTGGAGCGTGCTCATAAAGCGATCTACGATAAATGGTCGCTCAGGGAACTGCCCGACCTCTGGCGCGAGAAATGGTTTATAAAGTCAGGAAAACGATTCCGTGTTTGTGAGGAAATCACCGACATGGTTCGTTTTGAACTTGGACACTTGATTCATGACCCACTGCACGGACCATTCGATCTCATTCTATGCCGCAATTTGTTCTTTACATATTTCACACGAGACCGACGATTTCAGGCCGCACTCAGATTGTGGGAGGCGCTCAGATTCAGCGGAGCACTTATGATCGGTGAAAAGGAAGGACTGAGTCCGCGAGAGCTAGAGCTATTCAAACCTTGGCCCGACATGCGCTGTTTGTTCCAGAAAGTTGAATAA
- a CDS encoding transporter suffix domain-containing protein, which produces MQAKNSIKYKIGMAFIILSITCPLFSFLVPLLELPTATTSTLVAFLMIGAPELLLIIGGALAGKEALESIKSKLFQPAGKIRYQIGMTIFLCGILSNWILIYLELTGIMMLGRETMLVIIASIDIGTIIGIFMMGVEFFEKCKRLFCWEGMNNRK; this is translated from the coding sequence ATGCAAGCAAAAAACAGCATTAAATACAAAATTGGAATGGCATTCATTATACTAAGTATTACCTGCCCATTATTTTCCTTTCTTGTCCCTCTGTTAGAACTTCCTACAGCCACAACTTCGACTCTCGTTGCCTTTTTAATGATTGGAGCACCGGAGCTACTTCTTATTATTGGTGGTGCCCTTGCTGGCAAAGAGGCTTTGGAATCCATCAAATCAAAGCTATTTCAACCTGCAGGAAAAATTCGTTACCAGATAGGTATGACCATTTTTCTTTGTGGAATTCTTAGCAACTGGATTCTTATCTATCTCGAATTAACAGGGATCATGATGTTAGGACGTGAAACCATGCTCGTTATTATTGCAAGCATTGATATCGGAACTATTATCGGTATTTTTATGATGGGTGTTGAATTCTTTGAAAAATGTAAACGCTTATTTTGCTGGGAAGGCATGAACAATCGCAAATAG
- a CDS encoding BCCT family transporter produces the protein MKFKKTEVDLNLTIVSFSFVLLLGILAVLFPAAVKGTMGAMLDFTVVNLGTGFLWYTIFATVVLLFLALSKYGNIRLGGDKPTFNKFQLFAMALSAGMGASTMYWAFIESIYYFMDPQFGIVDKPMAMEFAAAYNMFHWGAAGWFTYLIVAIPFSIVFYIKRSRRMSLSGVVNSMFNDALPLWMQKVIDLLFIITTLAATALTLGLGIPMISSNLSQLTGIPNNLFLGIGVILALSVIFSLSSYIGIEKGMARLSNATIYICAGLVGLIFIVGPSALILNNTTNGIGVMLSNYIRMSTNTDPFGTTLFPQYWTIFFLANWISYSPGIGVFITKISKGHRLRDVILILVGAGTLGTCIIFGTCGTFTMSLQNSGAIDAVGIIQAGQPTELVKAVFGETPFPALVTFIYLITMILFTVTTLDGTSYSLAGIATRRLDKEANVSPLFRLFWCLLLTALPIIFLLINANLNILKSFPILIIVPMMPIFAVLGYKTLRYIQEVFGSMSAEEIERYSIEVSTKED, from the coding sequence ATGAAATTTAAAAAAACAGAAGTAGACTTAAATCTTACGATTGTAAGTTTCTCATTTGTACTGCTGCTGGGGATTCTCGCTGTTCTTTTCCCTGCTGCAGTAAAAGGCACAATGGGTGCCATGCTCGACTTCACAGTCGTCAACCTTGGTACCGGCTTCCTTTGGTACACCATTTTTGCAACTGTTGTTTTGTTATTCCTTGCGCTTTCCAAGTACGGCAACATCCGTCTTGGCGGCGACAAACCAACATTCAACAAGTTCCAGCTATTCGCCATGGCACTTTCCGCAGGCATGGGTGCAAGCACCATGTACTGGGCGTTTATTGAATCCATTTACTACTTTATGGATCCACAGTTCGGTATTGTTGATAAGCCTATGGCAATGGAATTTGCTGCTGCATACAACATGTTCCATTGGGGTGCTGCAGGCTGGTTCACATACCTTATCGTTGCAATTCCATTCAGTATTGTATTCTACATCAAACGCAGCCGCCGTATGAGTCTCTCCGGTGTTGTTAACAGCATGTTTAATGACGCGCTGCCACTTTGGATGCAAAAGGTAATCGACCTTCTTTTCATTATCACTACCCTTGCTGCAACTGCTCTGACTCTGGGTCTCGGCATCCCGATGATTTCGTCCAACCTCAGCCAGCTTACAGGAATTCCGAACAACCTGTTCCTTGGCATCGGCGTTATCCTCGCACTGTCCGTTATCTTTTCTCTCAGCTCCTACATCGGTATTGAGAAAGGTATGGCGCGCCTGTCCAACGCAACCATCTACATTTGCGCAGGTCTGGTCGGTCTTATCTTCATTGTAGGTCCATCTGCACTTATTCTGAACAACACTACCAACGGTATCGGCGTCATGCTGAGCAACTACATCCGCATGAGCACCAACACTGACCCGTTCGGAACCACTCTGTTCCCTCAGTACTGGACCATCTTCTTCCTTGCGAACTGGATATCCTACTCCCCGGGTATCGGTGTATTCATCACTAAGATCTCCAAGGGACACAGACTCCGCGATGTTATCCTTATCCTCGTAGGTGCAGGTACTCTCGGAACATGTATCATCTTCGGCACATGCGGCACATTCACCATGAGTCTACAGAACTCCGGAGCCATCGATGCTGTTGGAATCATTCAGGCAGGCCAGCCTACTGAACTTGTAAAAGCAGTATTTGGTGAAACCCCGTTCCCTGCTCTTGTGACATTCATCTACCTGATCACCATGATTCTCTTTACCGTTACAACTCTTGACGGCACCTCCTACTCCCTTGCAGGGATTGCTACAAGACGTCTCGATAAAGAAGCAAACGTATCTCCACTCTTCCGCTTGTTCTGGTGCCTGCTCTTAACTGCACTTCCAATCATCTTCCTGCTGATTAATGCTAACCTGAACATTCTGAAGTCCTTCCCGATCCTCATCATTGTACCAATGATGCCAATCTTCGCAGTTCTTGGTTACAAGACCCTACGTTACATTCAGGAAGTATTCGGAAGCATGAGTGCCGAAGAAATTGAACGCTACTCAATTGAGGTATCCACCAAAGAAGACTAA
- a CDS encoding tripartite tricarboxylate transporter TctB family protein, whose protein sequence is MTKRFAELLLLGGFLVLAVLLYNSTAAYPKFVQGSTAAYVRFLAICLGILCLFELFFSSKNKKENGQKAPLNMADAPRRFWGLCILLFIYAASFEFLGFYLASAIFLPTTMFLLGARKPVSITLTTVSILLFVYLVFEKLLGVFLPTSSLFG, encoded by the coding sequence ATGACAAAAAGATTTGCTGAGTTACTGCTTCTCGGCGGATTTTTGGTACTTGCGGTGCTGCTTTACAACAGCACCGCAGCGTACCCGAAATTCGTTCAGGGATCGACAGCCGCATATGTTCGCTTTCTCGCGATCTGCCTTGGCATTCTGTGCCTGTTTGAACTGTTTTTTTCCTCTAAAAACAAAAAAGAGAATGGTCAGAAAGCGCCACTTAATATGGCTGACGCTCCTCGGCGATTCTGGGGATTATGCATCCTCTTATTCATCTACGCTGCCTCATTTGAATTCTTAGGATTCTATCTGGCATCAGCAATTTTTCTGCCAACAACAATGTTTCTGCTTGGAGCACGAAAACCAGTTTCAATAACTCTTACGACTGTAAGTATTCTGCTTTTCGTCTACCTCGTTTTTGAAAAATTGCTTGGAGTTTTCCTCCCGACAAGTAGCTTATTCGGTTAA